The Anaerolineae bacterium genomic interval CCAGGTTACTTAGATCGACGATCATGCGCATGGAAGGTACCGAAATCACAAAGTAGCCCAATGAGGTGTCCCAACCGGTCGCGTTGACAATCGAGGCGCCGCCACCGGTGGGGAAAGGTCCCCGATTGAAGAGGTTCTCCAGAGGGGCTATTCCCGATTGCCCAAAAGTGGCATTCCGAAAGGTGGCGGTGTGCAAGTCGCCCCAGCGCCAGAGAAGCGGGTCTTTGCCAAGCGTTTTTTGCAATTCCTGAACGGCTTCACCGAAGGCGCGTTGAAAAATTGCGTCCCGATTTTCACGCTTTTCCGGGGTACTCTGGTCATCCCACCAGGCGCTGTCTGGCTGATTGACCAGATGACGCAAAATCTCGAAATAGCGATCGCCGCCGCTGGGGGGCTGGTCGGGCAACTCATCGCCAAAGGTCGCAAACAACAGGTGCTTCCAGAAGGCAGCGTAGAGGGCTGCAGCCGGCGAGTCGAGCGATGCCTGACCGTCCCAGTTTTGCAAGAGTTGGCGAGCGCTCTGTAAGTTTGCCTCCTCCAGCGGAATTTGCAACAAAACCGGTAAGATGAAGGCGCTACTGGTGTCATAACTATCGCCCTGCAGTTTTTGCATAGTAGCCAGATCGATCTTTTCTGTTTCTTTTTCGATGAGTTCAACAATCCGTTGGGCGCGAAAGCCGTAGTCCCAATCGGTAGTGATCAGGTAGGGATAATCGGCAGGTGGAACGCGGTTGTTGGCGGTCACAATATAGCCCTGAGGTGGGTTGAGGGTATAGGGCAATTCGTCAAACGGGATATAGCCCGTCCACTCGTATTCGTCTGTCCAGCCTGGAACGGGTAGGCGTCCGTCCCCTTTAGCGCGAATCGGGATGTTGCCTGGCATTTGATAGGCGATGTTGCCATCCACATCGGCGTAAATCAGGTTTTGAGCCGGCACTGCAAAAGATTGGGCTGCCTGGCGAAATTCCAGCCAGTTCCTGGCTTTGTTAAATCCCCAAATTGCCTCGAAGACGAGCGAAGGCTCTAATGCCGTCCAGCGCATGGCAATGGCATACGAGTCGGGTAACTGAATGCCAGCTTTTTGGCGGAATGGCTTAGCTTCAGGGTCTTGCTCATCTACCTCGTCTTTGAGCGGTCCGTAGGTATCCGAAATAACCGGCCCATGACGGCTGATGCGCACGGTGATGGTGACGGGCTGGCTGCCGCTGACCTCAATGATCTCCTGACGGAGTTCAAAATCTACCCATTGACCGTTGATTTCATACTGATTGGGATTTTGAGGGTTCACTTTTTCGATGTATAGATCAATGACATCTGGCCCGACATTGGTAAAGCCCCAGGCGATGCGCTCATTGTGACCGATAACGACGCCAGGAACACCGGCGAAAGAGAAGCCGGCTACTTCAAAGGGACATTCGGAGCTTTTGGGACGGCAGTGCAGGGCGATCTGATACCAGATGGAGGGCATTTGAATCCCGAGATGAGGATCGTTGACCAGGATTGGCTTGCCTGTGCTCGTCCGAGAACCGCTCACGACCCAGGAATTTGAGCCGAGACCCTCGCCACCTGAGCCGAGCAGCGTTTCCAGGTTTTGCACATTCGTCCGCAATGTTCGGAGGCTCGCTTGCACGCCCGTATCCTGCAACCAGTTCGCTTGAGCCCGTGAGTCATTCGCTCGATCCTTTTCAGTTGTTCCTTCAATTGCTGGCACGATGGAAGGATGGTCTTCCGGGTAGGGAGGATAGAGTTCAGCGACTTGTTCGGCAGAAAGGCTGCCCAATAAAATCGAGCGTTCAATTTCATCATCCATGTTTCCGGCCAGATCCCAGGCCATCACTTTTGCCCAGGTGAGTGTGTGAATGGGTGTCCAGGGCTCAGGGCTGTAATCTCGATTCATGAGGCCCAGAATTGCGTACTCCAGACTGAGTCTTGCTCCCTGATGATCTTTCAGATAAGCGTTAACTCCTTCGCTGTAAGCCTCCAGGATGGCTTTGGATTCGGCGCTTAGTTGGGTGTACTCTTGTTCGGCTAATTGTCGCCAGCCCAGCGTGCGCAAGAAGGCATCGGTTTCGACCTGAGAGGCGCCAAACATTTCCGATAGCCTGCCCGAGCCGATATGCCGCCAGAAATCCATCTGCCAGAAACGGTCTTGGGCGTGAACATATCCCTGGGCGAAGAACAAATCGTGCAGCGTGGCAGCGTAAATGTGAGGAATGCCCATTCGATCGCGATAAACATCAACTGCCTGATCAAGTCCAGAGATCCGTATTTGTCCCTCGGTTTGGGGGAAAGATTGTTTTGCCAGGTTGTTGGGAATGTGATACTTAAAGAAGTATATATAAGCACTCAAGAGGATGATTGTTAAGACCAAAACAAAGATTCCTGTTCCGATCAGCCCACGTCGCAAGGTGCGCATATCTCCTCCTTTGGCAATAAATGATCCTATAAAAAAAGATGATTCACTTTTAGTATAACCGTGTTCGGTCTTGTGTGGGCTCGAAGCAAGGAAAAATTAGCAGCAAACTTTGATTGAATTTATGCCTTCAGGGTGCTCAGTTTTTCGAGCAGATTTGGGCTTGCGAACGCTCCAATAGCTTGAATAACTTTAAAGAGATCGCTGTCCAGATTTACGATAGTTGGGTTCAGCGTCGCAGATTGATTTCTTAGATCTCTTTAGCTTAGTAGTTAATTGTCCCGTATCCAGTAGTTTCCCTTAATGAAACACATCACTAAAGAACCTGAATAAAACGTAATTTATAGCCTTTTCTCGGACACCGATTCCTTAATCTCGCTTGGAACAATCAAGGCATATCGATTTTATATAGATATGCAATTAATTCTATTGAATCAATGCATCATCCTTGACAAAATTACTGATTTTATATATGATTATGATATATACTACCTAAATACTGCTAATTGCTTTGTGATTTGTGAAGAGAAATATCGATTCTTTGGATTTAGCAATAATCAGGCATCTTCAGGAAGATGGCCGTAAGTCTTTCGCTCAAATCGCTGCTGAACTGAACATCTCGGCTTCTTCTGTTCAACAACGTGCCAATCGTCTGATTGAGTCAGGTGCAATTGTCATCAAAGGCATCGTTCATCCAGCCGATATTGAAAATGTCGTGATGGCTATGGTAGCCATTAAAGCTGACGGCACGAGATTGCACGAGGTTGCCCAGGCGATAAGCCGTTTGACTGAAGTGCGCTGGGTAGTTATTTGTGCCGGTCAGTACGACATTTTACTGGAACTGGTCTGTGAAAATAATGAACACTTGCTGAAAATTTTGTCGCACAAAATTTCGGTCATTGAGGGTGTGCGGGAGACGGTCACCTTTCCCTATCTCGAAATTGCCAAGCGCACATACGAATGGGTTATCCCTGATCTCAACACAAAATGATTTTTGGTTGAAAAACTGGGCAATACGTGCGATATGCCCTGTGGTAAGAAAAACAGATTTTAGAAAGGAGTAAATAGCGATGAGTGTGCCTTCCCCTCTCCCAAAACTTGCCGAACCGAAACAAACCGAGATGCCCGAGGCGAGACACTATAAATTGCTCATTAATGGCCAATGGGTGGACGGAAGCAGCGGTGAGGAAATTGCTGTCCATAGCCCGGTAACTGGGGAGATTTTAGGATATTATCCGAAAGCTACCCGTGAAGATATCGATAGAGCCGTCAAAGCTGCCCAACAGGCATTTGAAAAGTGGCGCTTGACGCCTCCGTTTGAGCGCGCAGCCCTTGTTCATCGCATGGCAGATGCAATTGAACGCAATCTCGAAAAACTGGCGCGACTTAAGACTCTTGAAAACGGAAAACCTTATCATAGCGAAGCGATTCCCTGTGTGCAGGAGACAGCCGAGAACTTTCGTATTGCGGCTGAAGATATCAAGCGACTTGAGAGTCCGATTATCCCGTCGCGAGATGGGCATAAACGTATTCTGACCTTTTATCGGCCCTACGGGGTGTGGACAGTGATTACCCCATGGAATTTCCCTACCTTAATCCCCTCTGAGACATTGGCACCTGGCCTGGCTGCTGGCAACGTGATTATTTTTAAGCCTTCTGAATACACCCCTCTGAGCGGCTTAGCCTTAGTGGAAGCTATGATGGAAGCTGATTTGCCACCCGGCATTATCCAATGCATTCCAGGTGATGGCCCCACGGTTGGTGATTGGCTGGTTACCCACGAGGGTGTGGATGCAATTGCTTTCACTGGGTCTGATCGCACAGGGCGGATCATTGCTTCTCGGGCTGGCTTGAAGCATACCTTGATGGAGATGGGGGGCAACGGGCCGACAATCATTCTTGATGATGCCGATCTTGAAAAAGCAGCTGAACTAACGGCTTTTGGTTGCTTTTATGAGGCCGGTCAGGTTTGCTGTGCTACTGAGCGCATTCTTGTGCACAAAAAAGTCCATAAAGAATTTGTCGATCTAATGAGCGAGCAAGCCAAAAATATTGTGCTTGGTGATCCATTCGACCAAAAGGTCACTATGGGCCCCTTATGTAACGAGATGACTGCTCAAAAGATGGAACGGCATATTAAGGATGCGCTGGAGAAAGGCGCACATCTTGTGTTTGGTGGCAAACGGGCAACTGGTTTTCCCACCAATTTATACTTTGAGCCTACGGTGGTAGATAACGTGCCAGAAACTTCTGTGATTCACTACGAAGAGTCCTTTGGGCCTTTGGCGGCAATCACGGCTGCCGAAAGCGATGAAGAGTTGCTCCGCCTGGCGCATATTGATCGTTACGGTTTGCAGATGGGATTATTTACGTCCAGTTTACAGCGCGCTTTTTATTTCATGGAGAACTTGCGCACTGGTAACCTGGTAATCAATGACAATACAGACTACTGGGAGCCGCATGTTCCTTTTGGTGGCGCGGGAGGAACGGTGAGCGGCCATGGGAGGATCGGCGGAAAGTACACGATGTTGGATATGGTGTATCTCAACACGGTTGTCATTGACTTTATGAACGTCAAGAAGTAACCTAATCGCAAGGAAGGTAGAAATGAACGGATCGAAAATTCTGTTAGCCTTGATGATGTTGATAGTGATTTCACTGGCTGCCTGTAGTGGTGCTGCTTCTCAACCAACATCGCCCTCATCGCCAAGCTCTGCAGAGACACAAGCCCCGCCATCCGAGAGTGAATCGGGAACAAAAGGAAAAATTGTCATCTCAAACTGGGATGCCTATATGCCTGCGGACTTGTTAGAAAAGTTTACGGCTGAGACGGGCATTCAGGTTGAGTTAGCCCTCCATGCCACCAACGAAGAGATTGTCGGTAAACTGGTTGCTTCTAAGGGACAGGGATTCGATGTGGTGTTCATGACCGGTCAATTTGCGGATGCAATGGCAAAGATGGGACTATTGAGTGAAATTGACTATGCCAAACTGCCAAACTCGGCCAACCTCTTTGAAGAAGTCAAGCGCATCCCCTTTACCAGATATGCTGTTCCGTATACCTGGGGAACGACCGGTTTATGTTATCGTTCCGATTTGGTCGATTATGACCCTGATAGCTGGTATGACTTGTTAAGACCCAAACCCGAGTTAGCTGGTAAGATAACCATGTTGTCCACTGATCGGTGGCTGTTGTTACCTGCCCAAAAAGCCTTAGGTTTTTCAGCAAACACAACCGATGAAGGGGAGATGCAGCAGGTCAAAGAATTGCTTATCGAAGCCAAGAAAACCTTGTTGGCTTATGACGACACGACCTTTTACTCCAAACTGGTTGCTGGAGAAGCTGTGCTGGTTGAAGCCTGGGACGGTTGGTGTAACTATGGGATCGCCGAGAATGCCGACATCCGTTTTGTGATCCCGAAGGAAGGTAGCGATTTGTGGGTTGACACTATGGTCATCCCTGAACCTTCCAAGAACAAAGAAGCTGCCTATGCCTTCATTGACTATGTGTTGCGACCTGAAATTGGAACCTGGGTGGCAGAAAATATTCTTTATAAGGTTCCAAGCCGGGCGGTGATGGGCCAGCTTTCTATAGATTTGCTAAATTCATTCCCCAATTTGACTATTTCGCCCCAAGAACTTCTCAAACAAGAAGTTCTTCAAGATATCGGTGAGGCGCAAAACCTATACTCTTCGGTGGTTGCCGAAGTCCTCGCCAGTGGTCAATAAATCGGCTCTGAGTTCGAAGAGTACAAGAGGTAGCTACTGATTACCTCTTGTACTCTCCCGGAATTCTTTATTGGGAGCAAGTGGAATGAAACGGCTCGTACCACCGCTGGTCTTATTAGGACCTGCCCTAACGTGGTTGGGATTATTTCTGGTGTTGCCCCTAGCCCTGATCTTGGTTTATAGCTTTTTTCAAAGAGGCGCCTTTGGCCAAATTGTACCCCAACTCACCCTGGCAAATTACTCTCGCCTGTTTAACCCAACGGTCTTAAAGGTTTTCTTGAACTCTTTGCGTATAGCCTCCCTGGTGACCGGTTTGGCGCTTCTTTTGGGGTATCCGACTGCTTATTTTATTACTCACCAGCCCTCGCGCTGGAAGAATACGCTCTTAGTGTTGGTTATTCTACCTTTCTGGACAAGTTATTTGATTCGCACCTACGCCTGGATCGTACTGCTAAACCGCGAAGGAGTTTTAAGCCGTTTACTCATTGCGGTTGGATTAAGTAAAGAGCCGATATCTTTTCTTTATAACGACACAGCCATTTTTATAGGTTTGCTGTATGGCTATCTCCCCTTTATGGTATTGCCCTTGTATTCTGCTATCGAACGACTCAACCCTGAATTAAGAGAAGCCGCGTTTGATTTAGGGGCAACTCCCCTGAAAACTTTTCTTCAAGTTACATTGCCTTTGACGATACGAGGGGTCGTCACCGGAGCAATCTTTGTCTTTGTACCCAGTTTGGGGAATTTTTTTGTTCCAGAATTATTGGGCGGAGGACAACGCTTCATGATTGGAAATATGATCAATAATCAATTTCTCAAGGCGCGTGATTGGCCGTATGGCTCGGCTATGGCTTTTGGAGTGATGGCGATTGTTTTGATGTTGTTGCTTTTTCAGGCGTGGGTCACGCGTCGCACAGAGGAAGGTTAAGGCATCTTATGCGGACGATGAACTGGCTTCGTCTTCATACCGGTCTGGTATACCTCTTCCTTTACGGACCGATCCTGATGTTGATTGTCCTCTCGTTCAATCGCTCTGGACTGCCCACTGCATGGGGTGGTTTTTCCTTGCACTGGTATCAAGAGTTGTTGCAGAATAGAGCCCTGCTGAACGCTGCAATCAATTCCTTGCTGGTCGCCGGTGGTTCGACCCTGGTATCAGCCGTGTTTGGAACCCTGCTGGCGATGGGGCTCGAACGGATCGCTCGCAATCTGGTGCTGGATGCCTTTGTCTTTTTACCGATGATCATCCCGGATATCGTTTTGGCTATCGCCTTGCTCTCATTTTTCACCTTTGTCAATATGCCGTTGAGTTTGGTGACGATTACGATTTCCCATATCGTCTTTAACATTGCATTTGTTGCTGCAATTGTTCGCACCCGCTTGAGTTACTTTGATAACACCCTAGAAGAGGCTTCGTTAGATTTAGGTGCACCACCGGTTAAGACGTTTTTTAAGATTACCTTACCTCTGATCCTGCCAGGTATCGTGGCTGGTTCACTACTGGCCTTTACCATCTCTTTGGATGAATTTGTCATTGCCTTTTTCACTGCCGGACCGGCGCGACCAACCTTGCCCATTTTGATCTATTCAATGGTGCGTTTTGGGGTAACGCCCGATGTGAATGCCTTGGCAACCATCGTATTGAGTATTAGTGCTTTACTCATCTTGATCTCTCAAAGATTGGGAGGTACAGAAGGATTTTTCTAAAATGAACGCTTGGAAAGAGTTGATCCGTATTGAAGATGTAGTTAAGCGCTTTGGAGCCACGGTGGCAGCCGATCGTGTCTCTCTTTCAATCGGGGAAGGCGAATTTTTTGCCCTTTTAGGTCCGAGCGGTTGTGGAAAAACTACTTTGCTACGCATGTTAGCCGGCTTTGAAACCCCAGATTCGGGAATAATCCTTCTGGATGGCAAGGACTTGACCAATATCAAGCCATGGAAGCGGCCTGTCAATATGATGTTCCAGTCCTATGCTCTCTTTCCTCACATGACAGTTTTTGACAACATTGCTTATGGATTACGTCAAGAAGGTTTATCTTCTGCCGAGATCAATCGCCGGGTCGAACAGGTTCTGGAATTAATTGGTTTGCCGGAATTAGCGAAACGAAAGCCAAGTAATCTTTCGGGAGGCCAAAAGCAGCGCGTCGCCCTGGCGCGAGCTATTGTCAAGCGCCCGCGCGTTTTGCTCTTAGATGAACCTTTAGCCGCTTTAGATCGGAAATTGCGGGTGGAGATGCGCTTGGAGTTGAAGCGCCTGCAAAACGAAGTTGGGATTGCCTTCGTTTTCGTCACACACGATCAGGAAGAAGCTCTTACAATGGCGGATCGCGCCGCAGTGATGAAAGCCGGTAAGGTGATGCAAATTGGCACTCCTGAGCAGTTATATAATGCTCCGGCCAATCTTTATGTTGCTCGATTCATCGGTGAGGCAAATGTATTTTCGGGGCGTCTGGAAAACGGTGCGGATGGGTGGTTAGTGAATGCAAATGGCAATTCGTATCGGGTGTCGGAGGCAGAAGTACAAAGAACCGCTCTGGGGCGCGGTGCAAAAGTAGCAATTGTAGTGCGTCCAGAGCGAATGATGATTCAACCCTGTGAGTCAGATCGTGCTTCGCAACCCTTGAACCTGGTTTATGGACGCTTATTAGAAAGTGCGTATTTGGGAAACGCACGCACCTTTATTGTACAAACGGAAGATGACCAACGGTTATCTATCCAAACCCCTGCTGCCGATTTTGCTCCATCCTTAAGCATCGGGCAGCAGGTTTGCATTGGCTGGAAGATTGAGAGTGGCATTTTGGTTCCTGCCTCTGAAAATGGTGATTCGAAAGGCGAAGACTAAACTTGAGTAATAAGGAGACTCTGATGACCCTGCAAGGACCGAAGACACAAGAATGGTTTAGCAGAGCAAGCCAGGTAATGCCTTATGGGATTAGTTCCAACTTTCGCTATTGGGGTGACCAGGATACGCTTGTGATTCAACGTGCAAAAGGCGCTTATCTATGGGATATGGACGGAAAGCGCTATATTGACTACCGTTTAGGTTTTGGCCCGATCATCGTTGGTCATGCCGATGAACGCATCAATCGGGCTGTTGCCCAGGCAATCCAGAATGGCACATTATTTGCCTGGACTACGCCGCTGGAAGTGGAATTGGCTGAGCGCATCATTCGCTTGACAGGTGTCGATATGGTACGCTTTGCCAACAGCGGTACGGAAGCCACCATGCAAGCCCTGCGAATTGCCCGTGCCTATACCGGTCGGGAGAAGTTTATCAAGTTTGAAGGACATTATCACGGATCAGCGGATTACTTTATGTACAGCACAGCTTCAGCTAGCCTGAACATGCTGGGTTCTCACCGCAGCCCAATTGCTGCGCCGATGAGTTCGGGCATACCTGCTTCAATTGCTCAGACAGTGATTATCTTGCCTTTTAACGATATCGAACTTTTGGAACAAACAATCCGGGCTCGTTGGGGCGAGATTGCAGCTGTCTTCGTTGAACCTGTGATGGGCAATGTGGGGGGGCTTCTTCCGGAGGAGGATTTCTTGCCTACTTTACGCAGCTTGTGTGATCAATATGGCATTCTCCTGATTTTTGATGAGGTCAAGACTGGCTTTCGCCTCGCAAACGGGGGGGCGCAGGAATATTTCGACTTGAAAGCTGACCTGGTCACGTATGCCAAAGCCCTTGGCAATGGTTATCCGATTGCGGCTATCGGCGGTAGACGCGAAGTGATGATGACCATTGTGCCAGGACAGGTTTCTCAATCGGGCACTTATAATGGCAATACAGTTGCGGTGGCGGCTTCTCTGGCTACATTGGAGTTGCTCCAGAACGAATCAATTATTGAGACAATTTACCAGCGAGGTGAAGTTCTGATGAAAGGTATTGATGAGATCCTAACCGATCAAGATATTCCTCATGTGGTGACAGGCTTGCCACCCATGTTTGGTATCTATTTGGGCAGTGAACAGAGACCGCGCAATTTTCGGGATTTTCTCAGAGGTAATTCTGCCCTGTACCATCAACTTGTTCAGGGACTTGCCCAAAGGGGGGTTTTGCCTGATATTGATGGACGTGAACCGTGGTTCTTGTGTGCTGCATTAACCGAGGAGGATATTCAGGAAACCCTCAATATCTTTAATGATACTGTGCGGACTGTTAAGCCACAATTGAAGCTCAATTAATTTCAGAA includes:
- a CDS encoding Penicillin amidase precursor, with product MRTLRRGLIGTGIFVLVLTIILLSAYIYFFKYHIPNNLAKQSFPQTEGQIRISGLDQAVDVYRDRMGIPHIYAATLHDLFFAQGYVHAQDRFWQMDFWRHIGSGRLSEMFGASQVETDAFLRTLGWRQLAEQEYTQLSAESKAILEAYSEGVNAYLKDHQGARLSLEYAILGLMNRDYSPEPWTPIHTLTWAKVMAWDLAGNMDDEIERSILLGSLSAEQVAELYPPYPEDHPSIVPAIEGTTEKDRANDSRAQANWLQDTGVQASLRTLRTNVQNLETLLGSGGEGLGSNSWVVSGSRTSTGKPILVNDPHLGIQMPSIWYQIALHCRPKSSECPFEVAGFSFAGVPGVVIGHNERIAWGFTNVGPDVIDLYIEKVNPQNPNQYEINGQWVDFELRQEIIEVSGSQPVTITVRISRHGPVISDTYGPLKDEVDEQDPEAKPFRQKAGIQLPDSYAIAMRWTALEPSLVFEAIWGFNKARNWLEFRQAAQSFAVPAQNLIYADVDGNIAYQMPGNIPIRAKGDGRLPVPGWTDEYEWTGYIPFDELPYTLNPPQGYIVTANNRVPPADYPYLITTDWDYGFRAQRIVELIEKETEKIDLATMQKLQGDSYDTSSAFILPVLLQIPLEEANLQSARQLLQNWDGQASLDSPAAALYAAFWKHLLFATFGDELPDQPPSGGDRYFEILRHLVNQPDSAWWDDQSTPEKRENRDAIFQRAFGEAVQELQKTLGKDPLLWRWGDLHTATFRNATFGQSGIAPLENLFNRGPFPTGGGASIVNATGWDTSLGYFVISVPSMRMIVDLSNLDNSLTVHTTGQSGHAFHPHYIDMADLWRKIEYYPMWWDEQTVKQNTENHLQLLP
- a CDS encoding Transcriptional regulator, AsnC family — its product is MDLAIIRHLQEDGRKSFAQIAAELNISASSVQQRANRLIESGAIVIKGIVHPADIENVVMAMVAIKADGTRLHEVAQAISRLTEVRWVVICAGQYDILLELVCENNEHLLKILSHKISVIEGVRETVTFPYLEIAKRTYEWVIPDLNTK
- a CDS encoding Aldehyde dehydrogenase encodes the protein MSVPSPLPKLAEPKQTEMPEARHYKLLINGQWVDGSSGEEIAVHSPVTGEILGYYPKATREDIDRAVKAAQQAFEKWRLTPPFERAALVHRMADAIERNLEKLARLKTLENGKPYHSEAIPCVQETAENFRIAAEDIKRLESPIIPSRDGHKRILTFYRPYGVWTVITPWNFPTLIPSETLAPGLAAGNVIIFKPSEYTPLSGLALVEAMMEADLPPGIIQCIPGDGPTVGDWLVTHEGVDAIAFTGSDRTGRIIASRAGLKHTLMEMGGNGPTIILDDADLEKAAELTAFGCFYEAGQVCCATERILVHKKVHKEFVDLMSEQAKNIVLGDPFDQKVTMGPLCNEMTAQKMERHIKDALEKGAHLVFGGKRATGFPTNLYFEPTVVDNVPETSVIHYEESFGPLAAITAAESDEELLRLAHIDRYGLQMGLFTSSLQRAFYFMENLRTGNLVINDNTDYWEPHVPFGGAGGTVSGHGRIGGKYTMLDMVYLNTVVIDFMNVKK
- a CDS encoding Putrescine ABC transporter putrescine-binding protein PotF, which codes for MNGSKILLALMMLIVISLAACSGAASQPTSPSSPSSAETQAPPSESESGTKGKIVISNWDAYMPADLLEKFTAETGIQVELALHATNEEIVGKLVASKGQGFDVVFMTGQFADAMAKMGLLSEIDYAKLPNSANLFEEVKRIPFTRYAVPYTWGTTGLCYRSDLVDYDPDSWYDLLRPKPELAGKITMLSTDRWLLLPAQKALGFSANTTDEGEMQQVKELLIEAKKTLLAYDDTTFYSKLVAGEAVLVEAWDGWCNYGIAENADIRFVIPKEGSDLWVDTMVIPEPSKNKEAAYAFIDYVLRPEIGTWVAENILYKVPSRAVMGQLSIDLLNSFPNLTISPQELLKQEVLQDIGEAQNLYSSVVAEVLASGQ
- a CDS encoding Spermidine Putrescine ABC transporter permease component PotB is translated as MKRLVPPLVLLGPALTWLGLFLVLPLALILVYSFFQRGAFGQIVPQLTLANYSRLFNPTVLKVFLNSLRIASLVTGLALLLGYPTAYFITHQPSRWKNTLLVLVILPFWTSYLIRTYAWIVLLNREGVLSRLLIAVGLSKEPISFLYNDTAIFIGLLYGYLPFMVLPLYSAIERLNPELREAAFDLGATPLKTFLQVTLPLTIRGVVTGAIFVFVPSLGNFFVPELLGGGQRFMIGNMINNQFLKARDWPYGSAMAFGVMAIVLMLLLFQAWVTRRTEEG
- a CDS encoding Spermidine Putrescine ABC transporter permease component potC — translated: MRTMNWLRLHTGLVYLFLYGPILMLIVLSFNRSGLPTAWGGFSLHWYQELLQNRALLNAAINSLLVAGGSTLVSAVFGTLLAMGLERIARNLVLDAFVFLPMIIPDIVLAIALLSFFTFVNMPLSLVTITISHIVFNIAFVAAIVRTRLSYFDNTLEEASLDLGAPPVKTFFKITLPLILPGIVAGSLLAFTISLDEFVIAFFTAGPARPTLPILIYSMVRFGVTPDVNALATIVLSISALLILISQRLGGTEGFF
- a CDS encoding Putrescine transport ATP-binding protein PotA, translated to MNAWKELIRIEDVVKRFGATVAADRVSLSIGEGEFFALLGPSGCGKTTLLRMLAGFETPDSGIILLDGKDLTNIKPWKRPVNMMFQSYALFPHMTVFDNIAYGLRQEGLSSAEINRRVEQVLELIGLPELAKRKPSNLSGGQKQRVALARAIVKRPRVLLLDEPLAALDRKLRVEMRLELKRLQNEVGIAFVFVTHDQEEALTMADRAAVMKAGKVMQIGTPEQLYNAPANLYVARFIGEANVFSGRLENGADGWLVNANGNSYRVSEAEVQRTALGRGAKVAIVVRPERMMIQPCESDRASQPLNLVYGRLLESAYLGNARTFIVQTEDDQRLSIQTPAADFAPSLSIGQQVCIGWKIESGILVPASENGDSKGED
- a CDS encoding Glutamate-1-semialdehyde aminotransferase, whose product is MTLQGPKTQEWFSRASQVMPYGISSNFRYWGDQDTLVIQRAKGAYLWDMDGKRYIDYRLGFGPIIVGHADERINRAVAQAIQNGTLFAWTTPLEVELAERIIRLTGVDMVRFANSGTEATMQALRIARAYTGREKFIKFEGHYHGSADYFMYSTASASLNMLGSHRSPIAAPMSSGIPASIAQTVIILPFNDIELLEQTIRARWGEIAAVFVEPVMGNVGGLLPEEDFLPTLRSLCDQYGILLIFDEVKTGFRLANGGAQEYFDLKADLVTYAKALGNGYPIAAIGGRREVMMTIVPGQVSQSGTYNGNTVAVAASLATLELLQNESIIETIYQRGEVLMKGIDEILTDQDIPHVVTGLPPMFGIYLGSEQRPRNFRDFLRGNSALYHQLVQGLAQRGVLPDIDGREPWFLCAALTEEDIQETLNIFNDTVRTVKPQLKLN